In Taeniopygia guttata chromosome 2, bTaeGut7.mat, whole genome shotgun sequence, one genomic interval encodes:
- the HHLA1 gene encoding LOW QUALITY PROTEIN: HERV-H LTR-associating protein 1 (The sequence of the model RefSeq protein was modified relative to this genomic sequence to represent the inferred CDS: substituted 1 base at 1 genomic stop codon), with translation MRNQHCVWRKLCVLISTEEQLSGEDRRELTIQRIQTCXKSASIMQGFCWHVAAKMSLGFLCLFLVFSTASCLRKENKKEKQLAVLATAELPAKSLDLAAINLTELVNGMLSTALRGTKKHFSLLSITSYSSFAFHKVSVTIYNISNAKNIDPGKFPMHYCYCLNNVTNDLTDFTALLVDIIGNSTSYLTEIFKSTSILSVHQSNDSDCIYICVMAGQTGKNLSDFLELLDKTPVINYTFSSNTSSDLDLDSIFSSFVKLQEDPNKTLDSSADYVWTFKSTRTPLTQKGGGIPTTKFPLWPKTAGAKGSWIPSPHGDAPRPQGMARPPLSPGGSLAPPPALQPSPTDTSMFWMQTVSPQETSKLMQTEPDLPSTVLSLPPSYRPGVTLKLYSATRCPQAMLREPRVTSPPVTLMVQKISPCVMELCRFFQLCLCVGQRRYSRKEAMRYCVEYYSWFVKNASYVCERVKRVAYSHTLKQKCLKNICTSV, from the exons ATGAGAAATCAG CACTGTGTGTGGAGAAAATTGTGTGTCTTGATTAGCACAGAGGAGCAGCTCAGTGGGGAGGACAGGAGGGAACTGACAATTCAG AGAATCCAAACCTGCTGAAAGTCAGCATCCATAATGCAGGGGTTCTGCTGGCATGTGGCAGCCAAGATGAGCCTGGGATTTCTATGTCTCTTTCTGGTTTTCAGCACAG CTTCATGcctaagaaaagaaaataagaaagagaagCAATTGGCAGTGCTGGCTACTGCAG agctgcctgcaaagTCCCTGGACCTGGCTGCTATTAACCTGACAGAGCTGGTGAATGGGATGCTGAGCACTGCACTCAGAG GTACCAAGAAACACTTCTCTTTGCTGAGCATCACCTCTTACAGCTCGTTTGCCTTCCACAAAGTGTCAGTCACCATTTACAACA TCTCTAATGCAAAAAATATTGACCCTGGCAAGTTCCCTATGCACTACTGCTACTGTTTGAATAATGTGACAAATGACTTGACAG ATTTTACAGCTCTACTTGTTGATATCATTGGAAACTCCACCAGTTATCTCACAGAAATTTTCAAATCCACTTCTATTCTATCAG tgCATCAGAGCAATGACTCTGATTGTATCTACATCTGTGTGATGGCAGGGCAGACAG GGAAAAATCTGTCTGACTTTTTGGAATTACTAGATAAGACTCCTGTTATTAATTACACATTTTCCAGTAACACATCATCTGACCTGG ACCTAGATTCAATTTTCTCAAGTTTCGTGAAATTGCAGGAAGACCCAAACAAGACACTGGATTCATCAGCAGACTATGTGTGGACTTTTAAAT CTACCAGGACCCCTCTCACCCAGAAAGGAGGGGGAATCCCCACCACGAAGTTTCCACTGTGGCCAAAGACAGCTGGAGCCAAAGGATCGTGGATTCCATCACCCCATGGGGATGCTCCCAGGCCCCAGGGCATGGCCAGACCccctctgagccctgggggCAGCTTGGCCCCAccaccagccctgcagcccagcccca CTGACACGTCCATGTTTTGGATGCAGACAGTGTCTCCACAAGAAACCAGCAAACTGATGCAAACAGAGCCAG ATTTGCCTTCCACAGTACTGTCTCTGCCACCTTCCTACCGACCTGGTGTCACACTGAAACTTTACTCAGCTACCA GGTGCCCACAGGCGATGCTCAGAGAACCCCGTGTGACCTCACCTCCTGTCACCCTCATGGTGCAGAAGATCAGCCCCTGTGTGATGGAGCTCTGTAGGTTCTTTCAGCTGTGCCTCTGTGTCGGTCAGAGAAGATATTCCAGAAAGGAAGCCATGAG